From one Physeter macrocephalus isolate SW-GA chromosome 18, ASM283717v5, whole genome shotgun sequence genomic stretch:
- the RBM15B gene encoding putative RNA-binding protein 15B isoform X2, whose amino-acid sequence MKRQSERDSSPSGRGSSSSAKRPREREREAEAGGRRAAHKASGGAKHPVPTRARDKPRGSGGGGGGHRDGRGAGDANHRAGSGRSSGSGAGGGGRGAKASGDSGASGASPRASPLPPPPPPPGAEPAGPGSSAAAPEYKTLLISSLSPALPAEHLEDRLFHQFKRFGEISLRLSHTPELGRVAYVNFRHPQDAREARQHALARQLLLYDRPLKVEPVYLRGGGGGGSSRRSSSSSAAASTPPPGPPAPADPLGYLPLHGGYQYKQRSLSPVAAPPLREPRARHAAAAFALDAAAAAAAVGLSRERALDYYGLYDDRGRPYGYPAVCEEDLMPEDDQRATRNLFIGNLDHSVSEVELRRAFEKYGIIEEVVIKRPARGQGGAYAFLKFQNLDMAHRAKVAMSGRVIGRNPIKIGYGKANPTTRLWVGGLGPNTSLAALAREFDRFGSIRTIDHVKGDSFAYIQYESLDAAQAACAKMRGFPLGGPDRRLRVDFAKAEETRYPQQYQPSPLPVHYELLPDGYTRHRNLDADLRVRDRTPPHLLYSDRDRTFLEGDWTSPSKSSDRRNSLEGYSRSVRSRSGERWGGDGDRGLPKPWEDRRKRRSLSSDRGRTTHSPYEERSRTKGAGQLVDRGSDRTPERSRKENHSSEGTKESSSNSLSNSRHGAEERSHHHHHEAPDSSHGKKTRESERNHRTTEAEPKPLEEPKHETKKLKNLSEYAQTLQLGWNGLLVLKNSCFPTSMHILEGDQGVISSLLKDHTSGSKLTQLKIAQRLRLDQPKLDEVTRRIKQGSPNGYAVLLATQATPSGPGTEGMPTVEPGLQRRLLRNLVSYLKQKQAAGVISLPVGGSKGRDSTGMLYAFPPCDFSQQYLQSALRTLGKLEEEHMVIVIVWSTTLAGTRQRR is encoded by the exons ATGAAGAGGCAGAGCGAGCGAGACTCGAGCCCGAGCGGGCGCGGCTCGTCATCGTCGGCCAAGCGGCCGCGGGAGCGCGAACGGGAGGCGGAGGCGGGTGGGCGGCGGGCGGCGCACAAGGCCTCGGGCGGCGCCAAGCACCCTGTTCCAACGCGGGCCCGCGACAAACCCCGCGGTAgcgggggcggcggcggtggACATCGCGACGGCCGCGGCGCCGGGGACGCGAATCACCGTGCGGGCAGCGGCCGCTCCTCAGGCTCGGGCGCCGGCGGTGGCGGACGCGGTGCCAAGGCCTCGGGGGACTCGGGCGCTTCGGGCGCTTCGCCCCGCGCGTCTCCACTACCGCCACCTCCGCCGCCGCCCGGGGCCGAGCCCGCGGGTCCCGGCTCATCAGCAGCCGCACCCGAATACAAGACGCTGCTCATCAGCAGCCTGAGTCCCGCGCTGCCCGCCGAACACCTCGAGGACCGGCTCTTCCACCAGTTCAAGCGCTTCGGCGAGATCAGTCTGCGCCTGTCGCACACGCCTGAGCTGGGCCGCGTGGCCTACGTGAACTTCCGGCACCCGCAGGACGCGCGCGAGGCCCGCCAGCACGCCCTGGCCCGCCAGCTGCTGCTCTACGACCGTCCGCTCAAGGTGGAGCCCGTGTACCTgcgtggcggcggcggcggcgggagcagCCGgcgaagcagcagcagcagcgcggCCGCCTCCACGCCGCCCCCGGGGCCACCCGCGCCCGCCGACCCGCTCGGCTACCTCCCGCTGCACGGCGGCTACCAGTACAAGCAGCGTTCGCTGTCCCCGGTTGCCGCCCCGCCGCTGCGGGAGCCCCGCGCCCGCCACGCCGCTGCAGCCTTTGCCCTGgatgctgccgccgccgccgccgccgtagGACTTTCCCGGGAGCGGGCCCTGGACTACTATGGGCTGTACGACGACCGCGGGCGACCCTATGGCTACCCGGCGGTGTGCGAGGAGGACCTGATGCCGGAGGACGACCAGCGGGCCACGCGCAACCTCTTCATCGGGAACCTGGACCACAGCGTGTCAGAGGTGGAGCTGCGACGGGCTTTCGAGAAGTACGGCATCATTGAGGAGGTGGTCATCAAGAGACCCGCCCGTGGTCAGGGCGGTGCGTATGCCTTCCTCAAATTCCAGAACCTGGACATGGCCCACAGGGCTAAGGTGGCCATGTCGGGTCGGGTGATTGGCCGCAACCCCATTAAGATAGGATATGGCAAGGCCAACCCCACTACTCGCCTCTGGGTGGGTGGCCTGGGACCTAACACCTCACTGGCGGCTCTGGCCCGGGAATTTGACCGCTTTGGGAGCATTCGGACCATTGATCATGTCAAAGGAGATAGCTTTGCCTACATCCAGTACGAAAGCTTGGACGCAGCCCAGGCCGCCTGTGCTAAAATGAGGGGCTTTCCCTTGGGAGGTCCAGACCGCAGGCTGCGGGTGGATTTTGCCAAAGCAGAGGAGACTCGGTATCCCCAGCAGTACcagccctcacccctccctgtGCATTACGAGCTGCTCCCAGATGGGTACACCCGGCACCGAAACCTGGATGCCGACCTGCGGGTGAGGGATAGGACCCCCCCACACCTCCTGTACTCAGACCGAGACCGGACCTTTTTGGAAGGGGACTGGACCAGCCCCAGTAAAAGCTCTGACCGCCGGAACAGCCTCGAGGGCTACAGCCGCTCAGTGCGCAGCCGGAGTGGTGAGCgctggggaggagatggggaccGGGGCCTGCCCAAGCCCTGGGAGGACAGGCGGAAGCGCCGGAGCCTTTCCAGTGATCGTGGGAGGACAACCCACTCCCCTTATGAGGAACGGAGCAGGACCAAGGGTGCTGGGCAGCTTGTGGACCGAGGCTCTGACCGCACCCCTGAGCGCAGCCGCAAGGAAAACCATTCCAGTGAAGGGACCAAGGAATCGAGCAGCAACTCACTCAGCAACAGCAGACACGGGGCTGAGGAGCGgagccaccaccaccatcatgagGCTCCAGACTCTTCCCACGGGAAGAAGACACGGGAGAGCGAGCGCAATCATCGGACCACTGAGGCTGAGCCCAAGCCTCTTGAAGAGCCAAAACACGAGACCAAAAAGCTCAAGAATCTTTCAGAGTATGCCCAGACACTGCAGCTAGGTTGGAATGGGCTTCTAGTGTTGAAAAACAGCTGCTTCCCGACATCTATGCACATCCTAGAGGGGGACCAGGGGGTTATCAGCAGTCTCCTCAAAGACCACACTTCTGGGAGTAAGCTGACCCAGCTGAAGATTGCCCAGCGCCTTCGACTGGACCAGCCCAAGCTCGATGAGGTCACACGACGCATCAAGCAGGGGAGCCCCAATGGCTACGCAGTGCTCCTAGCCACACAGGCGACCCCCAGTGGGCCTGGCACTGAGGGGATGCCCACGGTGGAGCCAGGCCTACAGAGGCGGCTTCTCAGGAACCTGGTCTCCTACTTGAAACAGAAGCAGGCTGCAGGGGTGATCAGCCTGCCAGTGGGTGGGTCCAAGGGCAGAGACAGCACGGGCATGCTCTATGCCTTCCCTCCCTGCGACTTTTCACAGCAGTACCTCCAGTCAGCACTGAGGACATTGGGCAAGCTAGAGGAAGAACACATGGTGATAGTTATA GTCTGGTCCACTACCCTGGCTGGCACGAGGCAGCGCAGGTGA
- the RBM15B gene encoding putative RNA-binding protein 15B isoform X1, protein MKRQSERDSSPSGRGSSSSAKRPREREREAEAGGRRAAHKASGGAKHPVPTRARDKPRGSGGGGGGHRDGRGAGDANHRAGSGRSSGSGAGGGGRGAKASGDSGASGASPRASPLPPPPPPPGAEPAGPGSSAAAPEYKTLLISSLSPALPAEHLEDRLFHQFKRFGEISLRLSHTPELGRVAYVNFRHPQDAREARQHALARQLLLYDRPLKVEPVYLRGGGGGGSSRRSSSSSAAASTPPPGPPAPADPLGYLPLHGGYQYKQRSLSPVAAPPLREPRARHAAAAFALDAAAAAAAVGLSRERALDYYGLYDDRGRPYGYPAVCEEDLMPEDDQRATRNLFIGNLDHSVSEVELRRAFEKYGIIEEVVIKRPARGQGGAYAFLKFQNLDMAHRAKVAMSGRVIGRNPIKIGYGKANPTTRLWVGGLGPNTSLAALAREFDRFGSIRTIDHVKGDSFAYIQYESLDAAQAACAKMRGFPLGGPDRRLRVDFAKAEETRYPQQYQPSPLPVHYELLPDGYTRHRNLDADLRVRDRTPPHLLYSDRDRTFLEGDWTSPSKSSDRRNSLEGYSRSVRSRSGERWGGDGDRGLPKPWEDRRKRRSLSSDRGRTTHSPYEERSRTKGAGQLVDRGSDRTPERSRKENHSSEGTKESSSNSLSNSRHGAEERSHHHHHEAPDSSHGKKTRESERNHRTTEAEPKPLEEPKHETKKLKNLSEYAQTLQLGWNGLLVLKNSCFPTSMHILEGDQGVISSLLKDHTSGSKLTQLKIAQRLRLDQPKLDEVTRRIKQGSPNGYAVLLATQATPSGPGTEGMPTVEPGLQRRLLRNLVSYLKQKQAAGVISLPVGGSKGRDSTGMLYAFPPCDFSQQYLQSALRTLGKLEEEHMVIVIVPISTRETCGCSQELLAEFRETVALLS, encoded by the exons ATGAAGAGGCAGAGCGAGCGAGACTCGAGCCCGAGCGGGCGCGGCTCGTCATCGTCGGCCAAGCGGCCGCGGGAGCGCGAACGGGAGGCGGAGGCGGGTGGGCGGCGGGCGGCGCACAAGGCCTCGGGCGGCGCCAAGCACCCTGTTCCAACGCGGGCCCGCGACAAACCCCGCGGTAgcgggggcggcggcggtggACATCGCGACGGCCGCGGCGCCGGGGACGCGAATCACCGTGCGGGCAGCGGCCGCTCCTCAGGCTCGGGCGCCGGCGGTGGCGGACGCGGTGCCAAGGCCTCGGGGGACTCGGGCGCTTCGGGCGCTTCGCCCCGCGCGTCTCCACTACCGCCACCTCCGCCGCCGCCCGGGGCCGAGCCCGCGGGTCCCGGCTCATCAGCAGCCGCACCCGAATACAAGACGCTGCTCATCAGCAGCCTGAGTCCCGCGCTGCCCGCCGAACACCTCGAGGACCGGCTCTTCCACCAGTTCAAGCGCTTCGGCGAGATCAGTCTGCGCCTGTCGCACACGCCTGAGCTGGGCCGCGTGGCCTACGTGAACTTCCGGCACCCGCAGGACGCGCGCGAGGCCCGCCAGCACGCCCTGGCCCGCCAGCTGCTGCTCTACGACCGTCCGCTCAAGGTGGAGCCCGTGTACCTgcgtggcggcggcggcggcgggagcagCCGgcgaagcagcagcagcagcgcggCCGCCTCCACGCCGCCCCCGGGGCCACCCGCGCCCGCCGACCCGCTCGGCTACCTCCCGCTGCACGGCGGCTACCAGTACAAGCAGCGTTCGCTGTCCCCGGTTGCCGCCCCGCCGCTGCGGGAGCCCCGCGCCCGCCACGCCGCTGCAGCCTTTGCCCTGgatgctgccgccgccgccgccgccgtagGACTTTCCCGGGAGCGGGCCCTGGACTACTATGGGCTGTACGACGACCGCGGGCGACCCTATGGCTACCCGGCGGTGTGCGAGGAGGACCTGATGCCGGAGGACGACCAGCGGGCCACGCGCAACCTCTTCATCGGGAACCTGGACCACAGCGTGTCAGAGGTGGAGCTGCGACGGGCTTTCGAGAAGTACGGCATCATTGAGGAGGTGGTCATCAAGAGACCCGCCCGTGGTCAGGGCGGTGCGTATGCCTTCCTCAAATTCCAGAACCTGGACATGGCCCACAGGGCTAAGGTGGCCATGTCGGGTCGGGTGATTGGCCGCAACCCCATTAAGATAGGATATGGCAAGGCCAACCCCACTACTCGCCTCTGGGTGGGTGGCCTGGGACCTAACACCTCACTGGCGGCTCTGGCCCGGGAATTTGACCGCTTTGGGAGCATTCGGACCATTGATCATGTCAAAGGAGATAGCTTTGCCTACATCCAGTACGAAAGCTTGGACGCAGCCCAGGCCGCCTGTGCTAAAATGAGGGGCTTTCCCTTGGGAGGTCCAGACCGCAGGCTGCGGGTGGATTTTGCCAAAGCAGAGGAGACTCGGTATCCCCAGCAGTACcagccctcacccctccctgtGCATTACGAGCTGCTCCCAGATGGGTACACCCGGCACCGAAACCTGGATGCCGACCTGCGGGTGAGGGATAGGACCCCCCCACACCTCCTGTACTCAGACCGAGACCGGACCTTTTTGGAAGGGGACTGGACCAGCCCCAGTAAAAGCTCTGACCGCCGGAACAGCCTCGAGGGCTACAGCCGCTCAGTGCGCAGCCGGAGTGGTGAGCgctggggaggagatggggaccGGGGCCTGCCCAAGCCCTGGGAGGACAGGCGGAAGCGCCGGAGCCTTTCCAGTGATCGTGGGAGGACAACCCACTCCCCTTATGAGGAACGGAGCAGGACCAAGGGTGCTGGGCAGCTTGTGGACCGAGGCTCTGACCGCACCCCTGAGCGCAGCCGCAAGGAAAACCATTCCAGTGAAGGGACCAAGGAATCGAGCAGCAACTCACTCAGCAACAGCAGACACGGGGCTGAGGAGCGgagccaccaccaccatcatgagGCTCCAGACTCTTCCCACGGGAAGAAGACACGGGAGAGCGAGCGCAATCATCGGACCACTGAGGCTGAGCCCAAGCCTCTTGAAGAGCCAAAACACGAGACCAAAAAGCTCAAGAATCTTTCAGAGTATGCCCAGACACTGCAGCTAGGTTGGAATGGGCTTCTAGTGTTGAAAAACAGCTGCTTCCCGACATCTATGCACATCCTAGAGGGGGACCAGGGGGTTATCAGCAGTCTCCTCAAAGACCACACTTCTGGGAGTAAGCTGACCCAGCTGAAGATTGCCCAGCGCCTTCGACTGGACCAGCCCAAGCTCGATGAGGTCACACGACGCATCAAGCAGGGGAGCCCCAATGGCTACGCAGTGCTCCTAGCCACACAGGCGACCCCCAGTGGGCCTGGCACTGAGGGGATGCCCACGGTGGAGCCAGGCCTACAGAGGCGGCTTCTCAGGAACCTGGTCTCCTACTTGAAACAGAAGCAGGCTGCAGGGGTGATCAGCCTGCCAGTGGGTGGGTCCAAGGGCAGAGACAGCACGGGCATGCTCTATGCCTTCCCTCCCTGCGACTTTTCACAGCAGTACCTCCAGTCAGCACTGAGGACATTGGGCAAGCTAGAGGAAGAACACATGGTGATAGTTATA GTCCCCATCTCCACCCGAGAGACCTGTGGGTGTTCCCAAGAGCTGCTGGCAGAGTTCAGGGAGACTGTGGCTCTCCTGAGTTAA